The genomic interval ATATATCGGGGTAGTAGCTTGATTAAATTCGCCTTCTTTGTTAAGATAACGCAGGGCTTGCTCGCCATCAGTTACAACTTGTAGAGTAGTTTTTGCTTCGTATTGTTTTAAAGCTTCTTTTGTAAGACGAATGTCACCAGGATTATCTTCGACTAAAAGTATTTGTAATGTGTTCATAATATTTATAACAAATCAGCAGCTAATAGGTTTATTTAAGATGAGTTTTTTTGGAAATTATTTATACCTTTTTGAT from Rhodocytophaga rosea carries:
- a CDS encoding response regulator, which produces MNTLQILLVEDNPGDIRLTKEALKQYEAKTTLQVVTDGEQALRYLNKEGEFNQATTPIYCFLI